CTCGATGGGGGTGTCAGTTCGTTTACGCAAACCGATGCGATTGGCCCTCGAGGCTTTGCTCCAACGCCCCTTGAGCCGCACCCCAGGTTTTCACGCCAGGGATCTGATTGAGGCCGCCGATCGTGGGGAGGTGGATGCACTGCTCTGCCTTGGCGGAAATCTGTTTGGTGCCAATCCGGACAGCACTCAGGCTCGTCGGGCTCTCGGAAGGATTGACACCATCGCCTATCTCGCAACAAAACCCAATCAGGGCCATTTTCATGGACTGGGTGCTCGCCAGACCTTGCTCCTCCCTGTCTTTAACCGTTTTGAGACACCTCACCGCACAACGGTGGAGTCTGGTAACAACTGGGTTCGATTGAATGAGCCTGGAACTACCCATTTAAAACGAGCCAATTTAACCAGCGAAGTGGGGTTTTTAGCCGAATTGGCTCATCGCCTCTTTGGAGATGAGCCGATCCACTGGAAACGTCTGCAGGATCCGATTTACGTGCGTGAATTAATTGCCAAGACTGTGCCGGGATATGAGGGGATGGCGGGTATTGATGCCTCCAATCGCGAGTTCGAAGTGAGTGGCAGGGTATTTTCAGTGCCCCGTTTTTCCACACAAAATGGACGGGCTCAGCTCACGCCAACACCGTTGCCAGAATTGAGTTTTCCCGATGTGGATCACTTTGGTGGGTTAGCCGATGGTGAGCGGGGTTTTGTGCTTAATCTCATCACCGCCCGCAGCCATGGGCAGCACAATACGGTTGTGTATAAGGCAGCTGATCGGTATCGCGGCATGCCCCACCGACAAACATTGCTGATTAACCCTGAGGATTTACAGACTTTTGGTTTTGAGGCCCACGATCGAGTAACAGTTCAGGGTGAAGCGGGGAGCCTTGAGCAGATTGAATTAATCCCAGGATCGATCAGACAGGGGTGCGGACTGATGTTTTTCCCGGAAGCCAATGTATTAATGCGTGGCATATCCGATCAGACCTGTGGTACGCCGGCTTTCAAGCGCGTTCCTGTTCTAATCCGAGCACAAGTTCTTGCAAGCATGAACTGATCGCCACTCTCATTTGCCTGCGATCGTGACCGACTCAAGCAGATCCTTTCTCTTACTTCTGGAATCAATGGCAGTGCACCTATCCTGAGAGGTGCTTCAGCGGGGATCAAGGTCGTCAAATGAGTGTCATGGATCTGAGCTCATGAGCGATCCCCTACCCCAGCAAACAAACGAATCAAATGCCTCAGTGCGCGAGCAACGCTGGCCTTGGTGGCCGCTGCTGCCGCTGTATCCCTATGGCAAGCGCGCCACCCACTTTGAAGAACTGATCCCAGGCCAGGTTTGGAGCTTTGAGCAGCTTCAGGGGGTCTATTACGTGGCGGTGCCGATCCGGCTCACCGTGGTGAAGGTGCCAGGTGGCTTGATGCTGGTGAATCCACTGCCCCCCACGACGGAATTGCTCGCAGGCCTGGCGGCACTGGAAACGGAACATGGGCCGGTATGCACGATCGTGTTACCCACCGCATCCGGCCTGGAGCACAAGCTTCCGCTTGGCCCCCTCGCTCGCGCCTTTCCCAAGGCTGACGTGTGGGTCTGCCCAGGCCAGTGGAGTTTTCCGGTGCAACTTCCTCTGAGCTGGCTCGGGGTACCGGCAACACGCACCAAAGTTTTGCTCACGGATGGTGTACCCCATCCCGAGGTGTGCCAATGGATTTCGCTTGGTCCACTCGATCTCGGTGTGGGCCGGTTTCAAGAGATCAGCTGCCTGCATCAACCCAGTGGCTCCCTGTTGATTACCGATGCCCTGGTGGGCATTCACTCCACACCACCCGCGATCTTTGATCGCGATCCCACGCCTGTGCTGTTTCATGCGCGCGAGCGTGGTGATCAACCCCTCACTGATTCGCCAGAGGCTCGCCGGCGTGGCTGGGCACGATTGGTGCTCTTCGCCTCATATCTCAGGCCCCATTGCCTGCGAGTGCCACCCATCGCCGAGCTGTTGCGCCATGCCTTTCGCCCTGGGTTGCGGTCGTGGA
The Synechococcus sp. CC9311 DNA segment above includes these coding regions:
- a CDS encoding DUF4336 domain-containing protein; amino-acid sequence: MSDPLPQQTNESNASVREQRWPWWPLLPLYPYGKRATHFEELIPGQVWSFEQLQGVYYVAVPIRLTVVKVPGGLMLVNPLPPTTELLAGLAALETEHGPVCTIVLPTASGLEHKLPLGPLARAFPKADVWVCPGQWSFPVQLPLSWLGVPATRTKVLLTDGVPHPEVCQWISLGPLDLGVGRFQEISCLHQPSGSLLITDALVGIHSTPPAIFDRDPTPVLFHARERGDQPLTDSPEARRRGWARLVLFASYLRPHCLRVPPIAELLRHAFRPGLRSWKAHFGLYPFDWQDGWRDDAAVLMGDETAKLQVAPVLERLVLPRAQQAINAWLQQLESKSDLCWLIPAHYSAPLAFNAQQASVLRSELQQKNWAPNEGNWTFLGGIDQRLLELGFVPENPLKKD